Proteins from one Microscilla marina ATCC 23134 genomic window:
- a CDS encoding trans-sulfuration enzyme family protein, giving the protein MASEIAKDTLCVHTGTYHDQAQPGINSPIYTSSSFEYLDTDARTYPRYFNTPNQESVVKKLAALESGEDGIIFGSGMAAISTTLLALLKKEDHVLFQADLYGGTQRFITTDFPRFGIEYSFGDATNIEMFEEAIQFNTKLIYIETPSNPLLRLTDIEKIVALAKQYGVLTMIDNTFASPINQNPIPMGIDLVMHSGTKYLGGHSDLSCGAIIGSKGLVAQIKSTATHFGGNLNAQTCYLLERSLKTLALRVRQQTYNAQKLAEFMEKHPKVKKVHYPGLESHPQHDIAKRQMEGYGAMLAVELHGNADETRQFLRKLKIVTPAMSLGGVETSICEPATTSHAKISAEQRQNLGISDSLLRISVGIEATEDLIADFEQALP; this is encoded by the coding sequence ATGGCCTCTGAAATCGCTAAAGATACTTTGTGTGTGCATACTGGCACATACCACGACCAAGCACAACCTGGTATTAACTCTCCTATATATACTTCCAGTTCGTTTGAGTATCTGGATACGGATGCTCGTACTTACCCACGCTATTTTAACACGCCTAATCAAGAAAGTGTTGTAAAAAAACTCGCCGCGTTGGAATCGGGTGAAGATGGGATCATATTTGGTTCTGGAATGGCAGCCATTAGTACTACATTGCTGGCTTTGCTCAAAAAAGAAGACCACGTATTATTTCAAGCCGACTTGTATGGGGGTACTCAGCGCTTTATAACCACTGATTTTCCTCGTTTTGGCATTGAATACTCTTTTGGCGACGCCACCAACATAGAAATGTTTGAGGAAGCCATTCAGTTCAATACCAAACTTATTTATATAGAAACCCCTTCCAACCCTTTGTTACGCCTTACTGACATAGAAAAAATAGTGGCTTTGGCCAAGCAATACGGGGTACTTACAATGATTGACAATACTTTTGCCAGCCCTATCAACCAAAACCCTATTCCTATGGGCATCGACCTGGTCATGCATAGCGGTACTAAGTATTTGGGGGGGCATAGCGACTTGAGCTGTGGGGCTATTATTGGCTCTAAAGGTTTAGTGGCACAAATTAAGTCAACTGCTACTCATTTTGGGGGGAATCTCAATGCGCAGACCTGCTATTTGCTTGAGCGTAGCCTTAAAACACTTGCCTTGAGAGTGCGCCAGCAAACTTACAATGCTCAAAAGCTGGCAGAGTTTATGGAAAAACACCCTAAGGTAAAAAAAGTACACTATCCTGGGCTTGAGAGCCACCCTCAACACGATATAGCCAAGCGTCAAATGGAAGGCTATGGGGCAATGCTGGCAGTAGAGTTGCACGGCAACGCAGACGAAACCCGTCAGTTTTTGCGCAAGCTGAAAATAGTCACGCCAGCAATGAGCCTGGGAGGTGTAGAAACTTCCATTTGTGAACCAGCCACTACATCGCACGCCAAAATTTCGGCAGAACAACGGCAAAACCTGGGCATAAGCGATTCATTGTTGAGAATATCGGTAGGCATAGAGGCGACTGAAGATTTGATTGCAGACTTTGAACAAGCCCTGCCATAA